The following are encoded in a window of Castanea sativa cultivar Marrone di Chiusa Pesio chromosome 9, ASM4071231v1 genomic DNA:
- the LOC142611430 gene encoding WEB family protein At2g38370: MAENQTLGNGSSAVPDPVETGSDMKMDTKEGGFRAEVDTSAPFESVKEAVTRFGGLGFWKPHSYKLTETENDMEEVDMAKLEDQAAQLEKDLIVKERETLDVLKELESTKMIVEELKLKLQKEASEFSVTLDTNMDDKNMIPLVKKGNHENQNSVEGLSLCPSSAPGLILMELKKAKLNLGRTTTDLADIRVSVESYNMKLEKERISLEKTRDRLTQNSSKISSLEEELNQTRLKLQLAKDSEIKVGSDDALDISKELQRLSSEAEQFKKVGEAAKSEVLRAISEIEQTKTKIKTAEIRLVAARKMKEAARAAEAVALAEIKALSNHAISSRDNLQKADGVTLSFEEYSSLTAKAREAEELSKKRVIEAMLQVDEANLSKMDILKRVEEATEEVKTSKMALEEALHRVEAANKGKLAVEEALRNWRSEHGQKRRSVQNSTKFKNPYPPHHRRDSRLLDVNGLNLVSDGITPVLKPTLSIGQILSQKLLMPEEFESGMLAERRSGKRKVSLGQMLSKQYSDPPSWKTERESDHKQFSAKRKKFGFAKFSLLMTKQSKKKKKPTPNLK, from the exons ATGGCTGAAAATCAAACCCTAGGTAATGGTTCAAGTGCAGTGCCTGACCCGGTTGAAACGGGTTCAGATATGAAAATGGACACAAAGGAAGGTGGTTTTAGAGCTGAGGTTGATACTTCTGCTCCATTTGAGTCGGTGAAAGAGGCAGTGACTCGATTTGGTGGACTCGGTTTCTGGAAACCCCACAGCTACAAGCTTACTGAAACTGAG AATGACATGGAAGAGGTTGATATGGCAAAACTAGAGGACCAGGCGGCACAGTTGGAGAAAGATCTGATTGTGAAAGAGAGGGAAACACTGGATGTCTTGAAAGAACTGGAATCAACCAAAATGATTGTTGAAGAATTGAAATTAAAGTTACAAAAGGAAGCATCTGAATTTAGTGTGACACTTGATACAAATATGGATGATAAGAACATGATTCCTTTGGTAAAAAAGGGAAACCACGAGAATCAGAATTCAGTGGAAGGTTTGAGCTTGTGCCCTTCTTCAGCTCCAGGTTTAATATTAATGGAACTGAAAAAAGCTAAGTTAAACCTTGGTAGGACTACTACTGATCTTGCTGACATTCGAGTTTCTGTTGAATCATATAACATGAAATTAGAGAAGGAAAGAATCTCACTTGAGAAAACTCGTGATAGGTTAACTCAAAATTCTTCAAAGATATCATCTCTTGAGGAGGAGCTAAACCAAACAAGACTAAAGCTACAGTTGGCAAAAGATTCTGAAATTAAAGTTGGTTCTGATGATGCGTTAGATATCTCAAAGGAGCTCCAAAGATTAAGTTCTGAGGCAGAGCAATTCAAAAAGGTGGGAGAAGCTGCAAAATCAGAAGTTTTGAGAGCAATTTCTGAGATTGAACAGACAAAAACGAAAATTAAAACAGCCGAAATAAGGTTGGTTGCTGCCAGAAAAATGAAGGAAGCAGCTAGAGCGGCAGAAGCTGTTGCTCTTGCAGAGATCAAGGCTCTATCAAACCATGCAATCTCATCTAGAGACAACTTGCAAAAGGCTGATGGAGTAACTCTTTCATTTGAAGAGTACTCTTCTCTAACCGCCAAAGCTCGAGAGGCTGAGGAACTTTCTAAGAAGAGAGTAATAGAGGCTATGCTTCAAGTTGATGAagcaaatttatcaaaaatggACATTTtaaaaagggttgaggaagctACTGAGGAAGTCAAAACAAGTAAGATGGCACTGGAAGAAGCTCTCCACAGAGTGGAAGCTGCAAATAAGGGGAAGCTAGCAGTTGAAGAGGCTCTTCGCAACTGGAGATCTGAGCATGGTCAGAAAAGGCGTTCTGTCCAAAACTCTACCAAGTTTAAAAACCCTTACCCACCTCACCATCGAAGAGACTCCCGTCTACTTGATGTAAATGGACTTAATCTGGTTAGTGATGGAATAACGCCTGTTTTGAAGCCAACCTTATCAATAGGACAGATATTAAGCCAGAAGCTACTTATGCCAGAGGAGTTTGAATCGGGAATGCTGGCAGAGAGAAGATCTGGGAAGCGAAAGGTGTCACTGGGTCAGATGCTTAGTAAACAATATAGTGATCCACCCTCTTGGAAGACTGAGAGGGAAAGTGATCACAAGCAATTCTCTGCAAAGAGAAAGAAGTTTGGATTTGCTAAGTTCTCACTACTTATGACTAAGCaaagtaagaaaaagaagaagccaacTCCAAACTTGAAGTAA